The Corvus moneduloides isolate bCorMon1 chromosome 18, bCorMon1.pri, whole genome shotgun sequence genome window below encodes:
- the HIC2 gene encoding hypermethylated in cancer 2 protein has product MELPNHAKQLLLQLNQQRAKGFLCDVIIVVENALFRAHKNILAASSMYFKSLVLHDNLINLDTDMVNPTVFRQILDFIYTGKLLTTDQPGEQNFNALLTAASYLQLHDLAALCRKKLKRNGKSFASKAGGLGVGRSARSQRLSTASVIQARYSGSNEGLKGSHSKELSKGKLSDDEVFISSSNQENCHSLSRGASKNGGGGSSANGSTGDQELGLDLSKKSPSLPVTASHDDTQHSESQHGSPQSASAPAANSASSFDESGVGAPHSMADSSDPMEMDLSEECHHSLTESSQRKGLRHSSRKKEWIKKDNAFDRKEGGKDRDEGEGLPNGILLGPLSKSVERSLAGAYGADLPYPCKEEVENGKENSDDSGQSESESGGHTSANYVYRQEGFEPVAYGDNLYVCIPCGKGFPSSEQLNAHVETHTEEDLYIKEEGTYGSKDEAEDLSNPNQSYAAESRPFKCSVCEKSYKDPATLRQHEKTHWLTRPFPCNICGKMFTQRGTMTRHMRSHLGLKPFACEECGMRFTRQYRLTEHMRVHSGEKPYECQLCGGKFTQQRNLISHLRMHTSPT; this is encoded by the coding sequence ATGGAACTGCCAAATCATGCCAAACAACTGCTACTGCAGCTGAACCAGCAACGAGCCAAAGGTTTCCTCTGTGATGTGATCATTGTGGTAGAAAATGCCCTGTTTCGTGCCCATAAGAACAtcctggcagccagcagcatgTATTTCAAATCCCTTGTCCTGCATGACAACCTGATAAACTTAGACACGGACATGGTGAACCCCACTGTGTTCCGGCAGATCTTGGACTTTATTTATACTGGTAAGCTCTTAACGACTGACCAGCCTGGTGAACAGAACTTTAATGCTCTCCTCACCGCAGCAAGCTACCTCCAACTGCACGACctggcagctctctgcagaAAGAAGCTGAAGCGGAACGGCAAGTCCTTTGCTAGCAAGGCTGGTGGCCTTGGTGTTGGGAGATCTGCCAGAAGTCAGAGACTTTCCACTGCTTCAGTCATCCAAGCTCGCTATTCAGGGTCAAATGAGGGGTTGAAGGGCTCACACTCAAAGGAGCTGTCAAAGGGAAAGCTCTCTGATGACGAGGTCTTCATTAGCAGCTCCAACCAAGAGAACTGTCACTCCTTAAGCAGGGGAGCTAGCAAGAACGGCGGTGGGGGCAGCAGTGCAAATGGGAGCACTGGTGACCAGGAGCTAGGCCTCGACCTGTCCAAAAAAAGCCCCTCGCTCCCTGTCACAGCCTCCCACGATGACACGCAGCACAGCGAAAGCCAGCACGGCTCTCCCCAATCTGCCTCAGCCCCTGCAGCCAACAGTGCCTCATCGTTTGACGAGTCTGGTGTCGGAGCCCCCCACAGCATGGCCGACAGCAGCGACCCCATGGAGATGGATCTGAGCGAGGAGTGCCACCACtcactgacagagagcagccAGCGCAAGGGCCTCCGGCACTCGTCCCGCAAGAAGGAGTGGATCAAGAAAGACAACGCCTTTGACCGAAAGGAAGGGGGCAAAGACAGGGACGAGGGTGAAGGGCTGCCCAATGGTATCCTGCTGGGGCCCTTGTCCAAGTCTGTGGAGAGGAGTCTGGCTGGGGCCTATGGGGCAGACCTGCCCTACCCATGTAAGGAAGAGGTGGAAAACGGTAAGGAGAACAGTGATGACAGCGGCCAGAGCGAGAGTGAGAGTGGCGGCCATACCAGTGCCAACTATGTCTACCGGCAGGAGGGATTTGAGCCAGTGGCCTATGGTGACAACCTGTATGTCTGTATCCCCTGTGGCAAAGGCTTCCCgagctctgagcagctcaaTGCCCATGTGGAAACGCACACTGAGGAAGACCTTTACATCAAGGAGGAAGGCACATACGGCAGCAAGGATGAAGCCGAGGATTTGTCCAACCCCAATCAGTCCTACGCTGCGGAGTCCCGGCCCTTCAAGTGTTCCGTGTGTGAGAAGAGCTACAAGGATCCAGCCACGCTGCGGCAGCACGAGAAGACTCACTGGCTGACGCGGCCCTTCCCTTGCAACATCTGCGGCAAGATGTTCACACAGCGGGGCACCATGACACGGCACATGCGCAGCCACTTGGGGCTCAAGCCCTTTGCTTGCGAGGAATGTGGGATGCGCTTTACCCGGCAGTACCGACTAACAGAGCATATGCGTGTCCACTCAGGAGAAAAACCTTACGAATGTCAACTGTGTGGTGGGAAATTCACCCAGCAGCGCAATCTGATCAGCCACCTGCGAATGCATACCTCTCCCACATAA